The stretch of DNA TTAAGCCGTACAGGTCGACACGATCGACCCGAGAAGTACCGGCTAGGCCAAGACTCTAGCTTGTACTTAGTAAACAACCATTCTCGTTTCTTTTAGCCCAAAGATCGGACATCcaccgagagggctaagtcatTATCCTTTCGGTGCTCctttagtgtagttgttcttcagtGTTCTTCGTCTCCTTTCGCAGTCTTTCGaggtctagtggtttgattgtttcCCTTGTTTGTCGCTTTCGAGGTAGTCGCTTCGGGGTTAGCGTTGGTCGGATTGGAACCCTTTGAAGGAAGGACATGCAGATGGAAGGACTTTGGATAAGAACAACTACAACTGCACTAAGGATCTTGGAAATGACCTtcgacaggtgccacgtcccacccaacctcgtagaatcctattagacatgcaataatgtagatgctagtgctttacttttatgcaaatgaactgtgataggttgcatggtagaaatgcttgtgagccattgccttgttgcaacctataaccctcgcacacccgctgttaggttagatgctgcatactacttgctactgcttctactacgcattatatctgtgatgtgatgcaatgtgggagattggatgtgagtggataaggcatgTGGTGCCAATAAATGGATAATGAGATGGTAATGGATTTGGCGAGATCTTGGCGTGAgttttgggtgtgtggtgagggtcgagtcgaccgagcaggatctacgacgagtcttgggacaagtcttgccgggggacgctacctgggcgttctccatgagagttacctgtggcgggtacatgtgacagggagaggtcccggagtggagtgtcttcgtgggacgaagcgccgggatgggaggtgctgtttagcacggggtaaccggatgtcccgtcgagcggggcatcggttggcccctcgtgaagatgtcctgtttggtcaccctaaggactgagatgttctgtggaccgggtcttaggaagccttacacgccactcgccttattatggtgcgggacggatgtacgaccagctagtgcggttccactactactaggttgaaagcagatagtgtagggaggtacgggcatgaggacccacaccctcctaagacagcgtagtgaccttgggggcccggtactacgcctcacagtctcagcatgccggtggtactccggtatggccccagttctgagtggtagggtggcatcgtatctagttgggaggcagctcggaatcagcctagacgggggccaccgtcgatgatggtgatcttgtggttagtgtaaacctctgcagagtttggttgatcgatcgatacatatgccgattcgtcggctatggacctttcctaagtacagcttcacttgactagagagaggagtcctttctaccttcccctaggtttgtgttggatccggcgttggccgttgaggcaaggcacgaacgggagtcgtacttgccgcctagagagtgagagtgtggtgagatgtgtgggtgggatggatggatggatgtgtggatgagatggaataaaacctgatgaattattattattattaaatattgatgaacttgcataggaaagaCTACAGCCATAAatataggcctcttgatctaccctttgcattccacttaccacaaagctacgcaaaagcatagggtgggagccagtggccagtacaaatcgtactgaaaattgtttagcaggttttgaacgtggtctatgacgataactatggagaatagaaggattaggtggtctcgttcctgcgctcaagtttggttcggagatgaaggctacgcccgctgataaactacgccgactctgatgattgcccgtgaaggaggagccttcaccgctgacgcgcttcatcgactctgataaagacccgtgtgtgtttccgctagaaaaacgatgtaatagacttgttgaccaagagttgtaaagtaaatgtgttgtaacCTTGTTTTTCCACGATGCATGACTgtgataacagctgatatatgataatatgatggttcaatttttgaattatcacattataattcgaatctgtggattttccccttcgtggaaaaatctaggtcgtcTCACATATAAAGTTAGCCTGGCTGGTGCAGTGGAAGCCGGTGGTGGTGGGGGGTGGGAGGGGTGCGGCTCGTGGTGCATCAGTTATATCAACTGGGTCAAAAAAAATCATCAAACCAAATACAGCTTGGCTCGAATAGAACAACCAACCAAACAAGCAGAGATGCTTCCTCGTCACCATCCAGGCTCTCGCTGGCCACCCATCTAACCATGCTATTATGTCCTTCTTGTCACTTGGGTGTCCATTTTCTGCAAACGTcgtcaattttttttatttttaacctAAATTTAGAATATATTTTAAATCTAACCTAAAATTGAAAATATTTTTAAGACTAGACCGTTTGGCCCCACCATCATACATAGTAGGGCAAATAAACTATACCCCGTCATGCATGGCGGCGGGGTTCAATTGACATGTGTCTTGGAGCCCGAGGGGCCTGCATACGTGACGGGGTACGTGGCAAAAAAAAACCCTGTCACGCATCATGGCCTGCACACGTGACCATTACGCCCTTAAGTTAACTCGTGCTCCAACTGTTTTTTACTACCTCCGTGCATAAATGAATACAATTAAGATATCAGTGTTCGTCAGAGTacttcaaatttgaccaaagttacaataaatattatttacatttatatctccaaatttatttattataaaaatatattctttaattaatttaattgtatttattttttctcATAAATGCTAGTATATTTTATATAACTTTGGTCAAATTTTAAAGCATATAACTCCATGAAAATgagaattgtattttttttgcATGGATGAGTATTTCCTGGGTGAGTCGGTGTCCATTTGGTTCATAGCACAGATCCAGCGAACATAAGACACAATTGTAAGAGGGTAAAGGCATATGTCGGTGTAGAAGATTGTATTATTATCCATTGATATTATGACTGTATCCGTACCCGTATCTGTATCCAATAAAAAAGATTGTATTATTATCCATTGATATTACGATCTGCATCCGTAACTGTATccgataaaaaaatattaaatacGGACATTCATATTGTTCCTCCGGTGTGTTCTCCTGCATTGTCCCTCTGCATCGAGTCCTCTATGACATCTTGCTCTAAGAGAGTTGGGATCAACACCACATAGTTTTCTCAGGATTTTCACGACCATATCaaccattttattttattttttttcccaaACGTTTGATCGGTCTTTCAAATATGCATACATTAATTAGTTTCAAGGGAAACTACTCTGCCGGCTGCAATATGCACTGCCGATGACCCATTGACAACTCCATGCATACATATTAATTAATTTCAAGGGAAGTACCGGAGCTACTGCTGCCAAACGAAGAAGACAACGAAAAAAACCTGAGCAAACGATATAGTCGGAGATTAGTTCGATATAACCGGAGCTAGCCATGCATTGTACTCATGTGCTCTCCGATCCATTATTGACCCAAATCACGCAGCAAACCATCCGCTGCTTGCATTGCTGCCATCAGCTCGATGGCCAACCACTGTTGGGATAAAGAATCCCGACAGAGAGTAGGGGATGGGCAGGATCTGGCTGGCCGAAGGGCGACGCACCCGAAGGTCGACCTTCGCCAGGCCAAAAGCTCGATTATGAGGCAATGTGCTTTTAGAAAATCAATCCAAGTGATCTCTCTATATTGATATTCGAGTCCCCTTTTACAGGATACAGTTACACACATTTTATTATACAAGAATGTCCACCTATAGAATATATGCCAGAATATTCATATGAATTGCCTGTCTGGCTCCACTGCCTCTGTACTTTGTAGTTCACGCGGCCTTTTCTTCTCAACCCTTTGAAGGCTCTTCTCTCGTCCCGGATTTTCATCTCCGCAGTGCTTTTTCTTCACCTCCAACTTTCCAAGTTCCAACCAGCAGACTGTACGTGTAGGTACAATAAACATGCCAGACGTAGAAGACTCCTCCTCCAGCCCTCTTGTCGATCCTTCTCAACGATGCTGCAATGCATGGACACGCATCTTATTACATGTTGTAATGGTAACTACCCTTTTCTCTGTGATCATGTTTGCCTACATCTATCTTTGTGTTGTTCGCCACTATGCCGTCGCATCGCTGGTGATTCAGTTAATAGCCTACCCTGCCCTTGGCTGCCTATACATCTACAACTCCTCCAGTCGGCAAGACAAGTTTCTCTCTGCTGGATATCTTGTACTTGTTATGTCTGTGTTCCTCATCTCTTCTTTTGGACTTAAAAGCAACGGCAACACTTATCGAATTGAATTTGTTTCTTTGGCCAATATGGTAGCTATCTCCTCGTATTGCGTCTGGAAGTGTAGCTTTATCCTGCACTACTATAGGCTGAAAAAGCTTGTGAGAACCATCTTACATGGTGCAGTTGTAGCTACCCTACTGGTTGTGATTATATCTGCCTATGGTCTTTATCGTCGTCAACTTTATGGTGGATTTCTATTTTTCAGCAGTGTTAAAGAATCGCTCCTCATTCAGTTAGTAGCCTACAACGCCGTTGCTATCctatacattggcaactcctCTGGTCCCAAGGAGAAAGTTATATCTGCTGGACTTCTTGTCCTTGTTCTCTTTGTCTTCCTATTCTGCTCGTTTCTTGCCAACACCTATCGCACCGATCTCATTTTCGGGGCCAACATCGTGGCTATATCCTCGCATTGCGCATGGAAGCTTTATCCGCAGATCCGACCATGGCTCGATGCGCTTGATGCCCACACGGAGCCATCCCAACCGGCACGGCAACAAGAAGCGGTGCTTCGACTCCAGCAGACCCCGTTTTGCATCAAAGACCTCCCAAAGGAATTCTCAAGCGATGAAATCCAATCCATAACACAAGACTTCGGAAAAAGGATAGGTCATGGTGCCTCTGCCCAAGTCTTCCATGGGAGCCTCGACGACGGCACGGCCATCGCCGTCAAGCGCATACATATGCACAGTGGGCACACCGAGGCCGGCGAAGAAGAATTCAGAAGAGAGGTCTCCATCATCGCCAACGTGCACCACCGCAGCCTTGTGCGCCTCCTCGGCTACTGCCTGCAgcagcacggcggcggcggcctctaCCTGGTCTACCCCTTCTTCGAGAACGCGTCACTGGACAGGTGGATCTTCAGCCGCAGCGACGAGCAAAGGCGCCTCTTGGCTTGGCCAAAGAGGTTCTGCATCGCCGTCGACGTGGCCAGGGCGCTCGCGTACCTCCACAAAGACTGTCACCGGCGGATCCTGCACCTCGACGTCAAGCCGGGCAACATCCTCCTCGACGGCGACCTCCGCGGGCACGTCTCCGACTTCGGCATCTCCCTCTCCATCACCAGGGACCTGACCAGCGTCATCAACACCCGCGGGAGGGGCACCTTCGGCTACATGGCGCCGGAGATGCTCGTCAATGCGGTATCGGATAGGTCCGATGTGTTCAGCTACGGCATGACGCTTCTCGAGCTCATCGGCGGCCGCCGGAACTTCGACCCCTCGTCGTCGGCGACGCTGGACCCGAACCTGGCGCAGAACTTGCGGGAGAAGATGGCACAAGACAAGCACATGGAGTTGGTGGACATAGCCATGGCGGATGTAGACGAGGAGGCGGTGAAGACAGTGGTGAAGGTGGCACTCCTTTGCATCCAGCACGAGCGGGACATGAGGCCAAGCATGCAAAATGTGGTCGATATGCTCGAAGGACGGGTCGCTGTTAATCTCCCGCCGGAGGCCCGTCGTCCATCATCTTCTTCTGCTGTAAATTTATCGGAGCCACATTCGGTTTCGGAACACGCCATCATCGACATGCAGGTTGCGTGACGCCCGTGGACGATGGTTGGGTCTCTCTCGACTtcatatgttctttaattctcCAAGTATTTTACCATTTTATGTAACTATATATGTGCACAATTGAACACATGATTTCCTATTCGAATTCGAAACCACATATTTGTATAATCAAATGAAGTCATATCACTACAGGAAAACtgggctttgccgactgctaaaatactttgccacctgccaaagacagggcagtcggcaaacattctctttgccgactgcccaaTTATCCtagcaggtggcaaagaaaagcagtcggcaaagacgtcctttgccgactgtctggcaggtggcaaagaaaagctggtggcaaaggtggctgtctggcaggtggcaaaggaaaGCTGGTGGCAAAGGTGGCGGGTCACTAACGGCGCCCATCGCCGtcccctttgccacctgccaggccGTTAGGCAGTCGACaaagataattttttttatttttgaagtTTGAATTTAGGTTTTGGATATTTGACGTCATCACTTGCTCTAAACTtcctcaaacttttttcatagcctccacatgcaataAGAGTGAACCTTAAAAACTATTATGATTTTGTGAccctttttgctatattttgttaattaatttctttaattGTATTTTCCACCGCAGAATCCtactttgaactgcaggtgcatcaaataatgaaacttagtcattcaaaaaataatattcatgttGGAGAGTCTATAAAAGAATGGCTAAGTTTTAGtactttgaactgcaggtgcatcAAATTTTTCGAATGGCTAAGTTTTAGTATTTCATGCACCTATAAAAGAAAACAATACATaaaatctttgccgactgccttagtctacggcagtcggcaaagaattatataaaaatattagcTGTGCCTTTGCCGACTGTCTGTCTAtggagcagtcggcaaagggtattttctaaaaaaaataaataattcttCTTATCCCCGGCCCCCGCGCGCCCAACCCTAACCCGCCGCCGCCAGCACACACGCACCCAACCCGCGGCCGCCCGCGCCCCGCCGATCCGCACCAGCGCTGTCCAGATCCGCACGCCCGCCACGCCGctggccccgccgccgccgctgccgcacgCCCGCCACGCCGcatgcagcgccgccgccgccgcactccCGCCGTCGGCACCCCGCACGCAGCCTCGCCGCACCCCCTGCGCCCTGCGCCCCCGCCTCCCCTGCACCCTGCGCCCCCGCCGTCGACTGCCCGGCCGCTCCGGCCCCGGCCGCCCCGGTGCCCCGGCCGCTCTGGCGCGCGCCGCTCCGGACTCCGCTCgtgcctcgtcctcgtcttcgcctcctcctccgcccgcCCCTTGATCCGGATCGACGACGCCAACGAACGCCAGATCCCCTTCCACTCGAGACTGAAGGGTGCTCCCTCGATCCACCAGAGGGAGAGAGCAGAGAGCAGAGAGGATGGTGAGCAGCACGACGATGGCGGCGGcgagctgcggcggcggcgttggcgTTGGCGTTGGCGGCGTGAGGATGGCGGGCGTGCTGCCGCTGGCGTCGCTGAACCACATCAGCATCGTGTGTCGCTCCCAAGGTTTTCTTTTTCGGTAGGAAAATTTTTTCGGCACCTGCCGATAAATAAGAAATTTCGGACATTTCAGAAATTTCGGATgaaatttaaataaattcaaattgattttttaaaaaatttgacatcATTTTACTAAAAAAGCTTTCTAATATATCACTCAtcacaaatttatataatattaaCGAAATAACACAATATATTATTGCGGTAGTATAGCGGGCTGACGGTGGGCGAGCTGCATATGCTAGTGTCACGGAATATGTGAGTgagaaaattaaataattttgaaGAAATTTAGGGCTTTGATAAGACTAGAAGATATGGTGGGTCATTTTATTGTTGTTTGGAGTAATTTTGAAGCGAAACATGAATTTAACCGAAAAATTTGACCGATACAAAATTTTTTTCGGACCTCACTGAAAAATGCGAAATTTCGGAAATTTCGGCGAAATTTCGCCGAAAAAGAAAACCCTGGTCGCTCCGTGGAGGCGTCGCTGCGCTTCTACACCGACGTGCTCGGATTCGTCCCCATCCGCCGACCCGGCTCCTTCGACTTCGACGGCGCCTGGTACGTACCGTACGTTGAGTAATCTTATGTATGTACTATACACCTTCAATTAATTAATCTTGCAACGCAGAGTATAGTATACTATACGCACGGTCTATGCTTATGGATTTGTATATATCTGCAAGGAAAAGGAGAAGTTGAAGTAGATGTTTATTTCCTTACTAGCTAGTAGTACGCCACACGTACTACCTGCTGCGCTCCTTAGATGAAGATATATATTGTTCTCTTCCAAAAAGAGATCCCTGTTTCTGAAGAAAAGACTTCAATTTTCTGTGTAGATCTTACTCCTACAGGACACAGGATCGGATCCATACATCCATGCATCGTCTCTGCAGGTTTCTGCTGTGTCTTTGTGTGATCTGTGGATCCATACATCCAGGCAGTCGTCTCCCTGTTTGCTTTGGAACTTTGCATGCAACTAGTAGCTAGTGATTACGTGTGCTAGCATATATAGCAGCTGTGTGATGCTACTCCATGCTTTTAATTTATTTGGAGCATCATGGCCACCGGCCACTTGGACTGAATCTCATCAGGTTTCCAatgtgtttcttttttttcctgatAGATGTCCCTGATAAGAGAAGAGCAAGGCTGCGTTTAGGCACTTGTATCTGTCCCTTCCCTTGAGATTTGTGATTTATCATGGTGCTAGTGTTTATGATTTTGTGATCCACTTGTGTTTTGCGTCGACTTACATTAGCATGTCTTTTCCACATGTGTTCAAGCATGTGATTTATCATGGTGATGGAGCAGCAGACTTGGACTTTTGGTGGATCGTGGACTTATATGGTTTGAAATTTGTGCTGCGTAGTGTGTTTATTTTTTCTTCATTTGGGGTGGCTGTACAGATTGAGACTGTACTAACCGAGACCACGGTCAGAATAAGCGTTAGGTAGACGCGGAGAATTTTGCTTGGGAATGAGAAACTCTTAGACTCTTAGTTGAATGTGGTCAGGAGATAGCTGTGCTGATTCATTGTCATGCTCATTTCTGATTAGCAATGATACTTGGTTCTAACGGTCAGGGAATGACTTGGACTTTAAACTGTTTTATCTGAACTTTGGTGTGATTTGGAGAATTTAGTTACTGTACGTTACTATGTTCTTTGTTTTGGTTTGAAAACTCAGTAGTTTTCAGTTATTCGGTACTTGGGCATGGAATTTTTCAGCTGCTAGCATGTGGATCTTGGTAGTTTTTGGTCTCCACGGGCGCGCGGTCGGCGGAGCCGCCTCCAGCCTGGCGATATGTTCTGTTCTGGAAGAAAAGCAGAGGATTGATAGAGTGGGAGAATACTACTCTTTCAAGTTCACTAAATTGCTAATCCTTTAATATTTTGATagaattttttttatgtttGTAGTGATAATTTTGGTGCAGATTGGAGGTTCACATGCTGATGGAAAGTTTTCTGAATTTTGTGATATGTTTGAATTCTGGATTTATAATTCATAGGTGATTTGTGATTCCAGTGATTGGAACTTGGAGTTAACTGATTCGGACTGAGTGAACAATCTTTCATGCTTGCCCCATCCACCATCCACCTTCATCATGGACATTCAGGTATGTAGATACATGTAGCTACCATCGGGCCTTCATCATGGTCATTTAGGTATGCAGATACAGGTACCTACGGGATATCTCTCTGTCTGTGCCTTGATAAGCACACCAATATAGTGTTGATTTTGTCAAGAAGTTCTAGAAAAACTGTAAGTTCACTTTATAAAATTGAATCATTAGTTGGTGTTTGACAGTGATTTTATTCTCATCGCTTTTGTCAAAAGAAATCTGTTATCCTGGTTTTGGACTCCACTGCTACTCAGTCCTAAAAAAAGAATAACTTTGAAGCATTTAGCTGTTAATAAGTGTTTTGCCAGCAATTGATTTGTCATTTAGTTTATTAAATAGTATTGAAACATTCAGTGAGTGTGTCTCAGATTTATTTGATTTTCGACAAAACGACAAAACATCTAAGAATTCTTAGAAATTTAGTTCTTTTCATGTAGTGTCAGGTTTAAATTTTTAAATATTGAATTGTCGCTGTCTGAACTTTCTTCACACCAACAACATAGATTCATGGCTATAagaaattatttttctatacCTTGCAAGAGGTAAAGAAACACATAAGAGTCTCTTTGTTGTCTACTTATAAAGTCTCGATGAATGGTTGGGTAAATACTACATATGTTTTACCTTTTCTTTTGTGTCGCATCTTTCTATACCAATATTCTTTTTGGAGCCCCTTTAGTTTCTTTGTTTTTTCTGTTTTACACAtatttgttgggtattttaaacgcaaacagaaaaatccgcaagcgcacggataccgatatagccttcacctgggagtattccagagtatcgattttccacagagaacgtgagtgtactaattaagatccaagatcgtccaaggataactatataattatttttggtgggaagagaggaagtttcctgagagttctctagttgatctaagaatcaagaattacttcaagattatctatatcgggacatcagagcactaaccacagaaagagatgagaagggggctaggaaggtctgactacggtcctacaaacaccgatccgaacgtggtggaatacgtcgaccgttaaggctgtcactaccctaaggctaccacaacaatccgcaggattgggtgcaattccaggtaatcgcaagactaaacaccacgtctaatctattaattactactctagtgttataaagactagagcacttgatgcaagcgggaatccaataaataacttaaatgtaaataaaagtaattaaagaactcaggaattatgaattgaagaacctagagaacgatgaagaacgaaccagttgcggcaaaagtataatgttgaggaagatccgacagatccggctcctcctccgctctcctcttctctctccctattttctagattacaactagaactaactagaactagaactagaggaactagaactagatgaactagaactagatctagatgaactagaggtagaactagaagaactagagggatcctctctacttggatgaagaattgaaaccctagctttgattctgtagaagaggtatgatctccaggggccaggggggtctggttttatagtcccttcaagtgaatctgggccgtcggatcaaaccgacattgatcgcacggttttccttgatcctttaggtcggtggagcatggtccgcaaagttggacgtgtttgaccacaactcctgggcgggcgcccaaggggggtgggcgggcgccctgcccccgggcccgttcgcctttccattcgttcccgtggcttctggagtcttctagatgacgtaaaattgcgcagcacgttaatatctctatgtcaacccgacgtgtgggcctttcttccgtatttcctgataaccccctgcagaaatagacaaacaccaaaacttgtggaattctgtcagataaaaccctaagtctgggtgttggttgcatttggatccttttccatgattaattgatggttaaacgtgagcattaaggaccgtcaacaaggtctcccaagcttaacctttgctcgtccctgagcaaagctaaaatcatcaagaaaacaggggttacttttatgccttttaCTAAAGgggttttaagttatcactaaggtcttaagtgattgaaaaacagaatgatcaagtcaagcactatgtctcaagttcttctgtcttacctttgttctggagttgtttgtaagcttccaaaataaatctgaggcatttgccttcttctcgaaagatatataagtagagctttaaaaattttagcatacttactttgcattttgctatgtcaatgttcggagcaagggagaggaatgtcatactcctagatcaagacctttgacctttttgaagagtttgtcatctcttactggcatattgcttattagagggaccatgggctatcattttttttcttttttttctcttttttttagtctctttttttcaactgggcagcaagtacccctaattctactgtcggacacatgtccatttttttccactcaggtgggtatctttgtacccctaattctacttcggacacttgtccatttttacctctcatctcactctttttttttcaatcaaatttttgcatagtcccatgcctctaacgcaataatacttcggaagagtgaatcttttatatttttaaaacaaaaagatcttgatcttgggagcatgataattctctcaaccaaaactacaagaattaacaatggcttgaacaaagaaagtacccacagttttaatatttatttcttataagactctaggtattatgatctcatatatttttttatgaatttttagattttcaaaagataaaatctccagaactctagcaaaacttggaacaagttaaatagtagctcagaccttctcatatcatgtttgtcaattacctagacttgaatcaaactttctttttattttatctaaaACTTAGTATTAcataaaactattatatattactcaaaacaaaaactgtgtttggtttcatggttatgcatttttttatttctgaatactagtaaataaagctaagaaagaaaaataatacttatcttgatttatttttttttatttagcaaactaagcaaagataaatatataagcataaaatctttatttgggtttttatgattatgcatctttttattatttgagtaaagtataaacgtgagtagaacacttagctggataaatgggggtgctctcccccaagctggattttgacataatttcttctgatgtagctagcaggtggcggaggtgtatttgaatgtcggcagcactctgacagcgattaggatgtccttcgtctgctagtcttctttgatccttgaattctgtggagctcaaatagacaacaaaactttgtggaactagttaagtgttagcataaatatctagcctttatcatgttgagcctcctcaataaatgttactcgttagtaggatcataattttatttttataggacaggaatatatttattttatttttatgccaccacagtgaatgtacttatgggttttatgccatgagcatactcacatggggcttactatttttaacatttttattttcttttcatgatgatataaacctgattaactaagcaaactattttaaaataattgaaaggaaaagataactaccaagtttacctcttggcaaggcgttcggtgtttttaagtcctccgaacgggactctccgttttctcagtcgtcctaggattcgctggatggcgtagtcggtggttccggcggcgcctcctcttcatgtataactatcttctctctccacacctgactcggtgctacgatctcctcaggacagttctgttcaagttgtatgtcttcagaccttacaacttctccttcatagtctacccatccgtccttgatgattt from Sorghum bicolor cultivar BTx623 chromosome 8, Sorghum_bicolor_NCBIv3, whole genome shotgun sequence encodes:
- the LOC110429551 gene encoding uncharacterized protein LOC110429551 isoform X1 is translated as MVSSTTMAAASCGGGVGVGVGGVRMAGVLPLASLNHISIVCRSLAPWRRRCASTPTCSDSSPSADPAPSTSTAPAASMWILVVFGLHGRAVGGAASSLAICSVLEEKQRIDRVGEYYSFKFTKLLIL
- the LOC8084391 gene encoding putative receptor-like protein kinase At4g00960: MVAISSYCVWKCSFILHYYRLKKLVRTILHGAVVATLLVVIISAYGLYRRQLYGGFLFFSSVKESLLIQLVAYNAVAILYIGNSSGPKEKVISAGLLVLVLFVFLFCSFLANTYRTDLIFGANIVAISSHCAWKLYPQIRPWLDALDAHTEPSQPARQQEAVLRLQQTPFCIKDLPKEFSSDEIQSITQDFGKRIGHGASAQVFHGSLDDGTAIAVKRIHMHSGHTEAGEEEFRREVSIIANVHHRSLVRLLGYCLQQHGGGGLYLVYPFFENASLDRWIFSRSDEQRRLLAWPKRFCIAVDVARALAYLHKDCHRRILHLDVKPGNILLDGDLRGHVSDFGISLSITRDLTSVINTRGRGTFGYMAPEMLVNAVSDRSDVFSYGMTLLELIGGRRNFDPSSSATLDPNLAQNLREKMAQDKHMELVDIAMADVDEEAVKTVVKVALLCIQHERDMRPSMQNVVDMLEGRVAVNLPPEARRPSSSSAVNLSEPHSVSEHAIIDMQHTRTQPAAARAPPIRTSAVQIRTPATPLAPPPPLPHARHAACSAAAAALPPSAPRTQPRRTPCALRPRLPCTLRPRRRLPGRSGPGRPGAPAALARAAPDSARASSSSSPPPPPAP
- the LOC110429551 gene encoding uncharacterized protein LOC110429551 isoform X3 encodes the protein MVSSTTMAAASCGGGVGVGVGGVRMAGVLPLASLNHISIVCRSRSVEASLRFYTDVLGFVPIRRPGSFDFDGACDNFGADWSDWNLELTDSD
- the LOC110429551 gene encoding uncharacterized protein LOC110429551 isoform X2, with product MVSSTTMAAASCGGGVGVGVGGVRMAGVLPLASLNHISIVCRSVEASLRFYTDVLGFVPIRRPGSFDFDGACILYARSMLMDLYISARKRRS
- the LOC110429551 gene encoding uncharacterized protein LOC110429551 isoform X4; its protein translation is MVSSTTMAAASCGGGVGVGVGGVRMAGVLPLASLNHISIVCRSVEASLRFYTDVLGFVPIRRPGSFDFDGAWKRRS